The window TCGTGGTGCCGGCCAGGGTGGCGCTGGCCTTGACCTTGAGCAGGTAGACGCCCGCCTTGCTGAACGCCCAGTTGACGTGCAGGTGCTCACCGACCGCCAGGTCGACGACGTCCGGCAGCCCGTCGCGGCTGTTGGCCAGCACGGTCGGCTGTCCGAACAGGTCCTCGGTGTAGATCGCCAGCTGGCCGGAGCTGGGTGCGCTGATCAGCTGCTGCACGGTCAGGTCGACCGAGTCGCCGGCGAAGACGCCCGCTTCGAGCTCCTCGGTGGCCAGGCCGGCGAAGAGCAGTTCCTCGTTCTCGATCTGCGGCAGGATCCACACCGGCGAGCCGGCCGTGCCGAGGAAGGCGAAGGCGGGATCGCCGGGGACGGTGGTCTTGGCCTGGGGCTTGACGACGAAGATCACGTCGTCGTGGTGGCGGTGCTCGCCCGGCTCGACGGTGTCGTCGTGCACGCCGAGCTCCAGCTCGCCGTCCTCGTACTCCACCTCGATGACGTCGACGTGTCCTTGATGCAGGACAACGGGCAGGCCGGCGCCGTGCGCCTGCGCCGGGGGCGCCGAAACGACTAGTGCGGCGATCAGCGCCGCACCGGTGACGAGCGCTCCGGCCGCCCGGCGGCGGGTTGCGGTCAACACAGGACAGACTCCCTCCCGGTGGTCCCTGGTGGACCACCGAGAGCTAACGGTAATCGTTTTCAACTAGAAGCGATAGGGGTCCGACCTGTCTGGCTCGACACATGTCCATGCCCGTCCAGCTCACCGAGGTCCCACTCGGGGAACGGATCCGGCAGCTCACGTCATGCCGCGAGCCCGGCAGCCAGCCCGGCGGTGTGGCCCGGGGTGGGCACGATCAGCCCCCGCTCGTTTCATCAAGTGGGTCGACCGACGCGGCAGAGTCCGGCTCGGCCCGGGTGACCGACCGGGCCGGGCGGGTCACCCGTGGTGGTCGGAGACCTGCTCCGCCGGCCCGTGGTCGGGCAGCTCGCGGTCGGCATGATCGGCGTGGAACAGCGCCTCGGCCAGCAACTGCCGGACGTGCACGTCGGCGGCCGAGTAGTAGACGAAAGTGCCCTCCCGGCGGCCCCGGACCAGCCCGGCCAGCCGGAGCTTGGCCAGATGCTGACTGACCGCCGTCGGGGCGGCGTTCACCAACTCGGCAAGGCAGGCGACCGACGACTCACCCTGCAGCAGCGCCCAAAGGATCTTGATCCGGGTGGGGTCGGCGAGCAGGCGGAACGTCTCCGCGGCCAGGTGCACCTGCTCCTCGACCGGCATCCGGAAATCCGGAATCGAGGTGTGCATGCCGGCAAGACTAGCCGAGGCCGCCTACTTGCGTACCTGCGTAGCTGCGCAGCTATTGTGCTCGTTGTGCTCACCGAGACCGCGCCGTACGCACCCCCGTCGCGAGCCGAACGCCTGGCCGACGCCGCCCGCCGTACCCCGATCTGGGCGCTGCCCGAGGTCCGCTGGGCGACCGCCGCGACCATGCTGTTCGCCCTCGGCGGCGCGCTGCACCTGGCCGGTGCACCGGCCTGGAGCTGGTGGGCCGCCTACCTGGCCTGCTACGTCGCCGGCGGGTGGGAACCGGGCTGGTCCGGGCTGCGCGCGCTGCGCGAACGCACCCTCGACGTCGACCTGCTGATGGTGGTCGCCGCGATCGGCGCCGCCGCCGTCGGCCAGGTCTTCGACGGCGCCCTGCTGATCGTCATCTTCGCCACCTCCGGCGCGCTGGAGGCGCTCGCCACCCGACGCACCGCCGACGCCGTCCACAGCCTGCTCGACCTGGCCCCGCCCCAGGCGACCCGGATCGTCGACGGCACCGAACAGCGGGTCGACACCGTCTCGCTGTGCGTCGGCGACGTCATCCTGGTCCGCCCCGGCGAGCGGATCGGCGCCGACGGACAGGTCGTCGACGGCGCCAGCGAGGTGGACCAGGCCACCGTCACCGGCGAGCCACTACCGGTGGACCGCGGCCCCGGCGACGACGTGTACGCCGGCACCCTCAACGGCACCGGCACCCTCCGCGTGCGGGTGACCACACCCGCCGAAGAGACCGTCGTCGCCCGCATCGCGGCCATGGTCGAAGAGGCCGCCGCCAGCAAGGCACCCACCCAGTTGTTCATCGAACGGATCGAGCAGCGCTACTCGGTGGGGGTCGTGGTGGCGACCCTGGCCCTGTTCGGCATCCCGCTCGCCGTCGGCGACAGCCTCACCGACGCCCTGCTGCGGGCGATGACCTTCATGATCGTGGCCTCGCCGTGCGCCGTGGTGCTGGCTACCATGCCACCGCTACTCGCCGCGATCGCCACCGCCGGCCGACACGGCGTACTGGTCAAATCCGCCGGGGTGATCGAACGCCTCGGCCGCGCCGATCTGGTCGCCTTCGACAAGACCGGCACCCTCACCGAAGGGCGGCCCCGAGTCACCGCCGTCCACCCCGTACCCGGAAATCCGACCACCGACGACGCCGACCAACTACTCGCCCTGGCCGCCGCCGCCGAACTACCCAGCGAGCACCCGATCGGCACCGCCGTGGTCGCCGCCGCCCGCGACCGCCAGCTCGCGATCGACGCCACCGAGGCGTTCGCCGCACTACCTGGTCGTGGCGTCACCGCCCGCGTCGGTGCCCGGCAGGTAGCCGTGGCCAGCCCGGCCCAACTGCTGACCGCCACCGACGACGAGGCCCACCGGCTGGTCGCCGACGTGGAGTCCGCCGGGCAGACCGCCGTCGTGGTCGCCGTCGACGGCACGCCGGCAGCCGTACTCGCGCTCACCGACCGGTTGCGCCCCGGCGCGGCCTCGGTCACCGCCGCGCTGCGCGCCCTGACCGGGCGGTCGCCGGTGCTGCTCACCGGCGACAACCCGCAGGCAGCCGGCAGACTCGCCGGTGATGTCGGCATCGACGAGGTACGGGCCGGCCTGCTACCGCAGGACAAGGTCGCGGCGGTACGGCAACTGCAGTCCGCCGGCCGGCGGGTGCTGGTGGTCGGCGACGGGGTCAACGACGCACCCGCACTGGCCACCGCGCACACCAGTGTCGCGATGGGTGGCGTCGGCGCCGACCTCGCTTTGGAGACCGCGGACACCGTCATCGTCCGCGACGACCTGACCACCATCCCGGCGGTCGTCGCCCTCGCCCGGCGGGCCCGGCGCTGCGTCGTCGCCAACCTGGCCATCGCCGGCACCGTCATCGTCGTCCTGGCGACCTGGGACGTCGTCGGCCACCTGCCGCTGCCGCTCGGCGTCGCCGGGCACGAGGGCTCCACCATCCTGGTCGCGCTCAACGGCATGCGGCTGCTGCGCCGCTCGGCCTGGCAGCAGTGACGGCCCCAGCGCGCGGCGACGCTCAGGCTGTCGGCGACGGCCCCGACGCCGCCGACACGAGGTCGCCGGCCCGCCGCCGGGCCGCGTCGCGACCCGGCGGTACGCCGTACGCCCGCCGGTACTCGCGGTTGAACTGTGTCGCGCTGACGTACCCGACGGTCCTGGCCACCGCGGCGGCGGTGTCCGCGCCGGCGAGCAGCAGTCGCCGGGCCTGCTGCAGCCGCAGAGACTTCTGGAAGCGCAGCGGGCTCATCCCGGTCACCGCCTTGAAGTGCCGGTGCAGGGTCGCCACGCTCAGGTGGGCCGCCGCCGCGATCTGCTCGACCGTCAACGGCTCGGCGTACCGGGTCCGGATCAACCCGGCCGCCGCCCGGACCTGCGACAACCGGGACTCGGCGACGGTGAGCTGACGCAGCGCCGGCCCGAGCGGG is drawn from Micromonospora sp. Llam0 and contains these coding sequences:
- a CDS encoding choice-of-anchor M domain-containing protein → MLTATRRRAAGALVTGAALIAALVVSAPPAQAHGAGLPVVLHQGHVDVIEVEYEDGELELGVHDDTVEPGEHRHHDDVIFVVKPQAKTTVPGDPAFAFLGTAGSPVWILPQIENEELLFAGLATEELEAGVFAGDSVDLTVQQLISAPSSGQLAIYTEDLFGQPTVLANSRDGLPDVVDLAVGEHLHVNWAFSKAGVYLLKVKASATLAGTTTVVESDSVYLRFVVLP
- a CDS encoding metalloregulator ArsR/SmtB family transcription factor codes for the protein MHTSIPDFRMPVEEQVHLAAETFRLLADPTRIKILWALLQGESSVACLAELVNAAPTAVSQHLAKLRLAGLVRGRREGTFVYYSAADVHVRQLLAEALFHADHADRELPDHGPAEQVSDHHG
- a CDS encoding heavy metal translocating P-type ATPase codes for the protein MLTETAPYAPPSRAERLADAARRTPIWALPEVRWATAATMLFALGGALHLAGAPAWSWWAAYLACYVAGGWEPGWSGLRALRERTLDVDLLMVVAAIGAAAVGQVFDGALLIVIFATSGALEALATRRTADAVHSLLDLAPPQATRIVDGTEQRVDTVSLCVGDVILVRPGERIGADGQVVDGASEVDQATVTGEPLPVDRGPGDDVYAGTLNGTGTLRVRVTTPAEETVVARIAAMVEEAAASKAPTQLFIERIEQRYSVGVVVATLALFGIPLAVGDSLTDALLRAMTFMIVASPCAVVLATMPPLLAAIATAGRHGVLVKSAGVIERLGRADLVAFDKTGTLTEGRPRVTAVHPVPGNPTTDDADQLLALAAAAELPSEHPIGTAVVAAARDRQLAIDATEAFAALPGRGVTARVGARQVAVASPAQLLTATDDEAHRLVADVESAGQTAVVVAVDGTPAAVLALTDRLRPGAASVTAALRALTGRSPVLLTGDNPQAAGRLAGDVGIDEVRAGLLPQDKVAAVRQLQSAGRRVLVVGDGVNDAPALATAHTSVAMGGVGADLALETADTVIVRDDLTTIPAVVALARRARRCVVANLAIAGTVIVVLATWDVVGHLPLPLGVAGHEGSTILVALNGMRLLRRSAWQQ